The genomic segment CATTTTTCTCTGAGCTGCGGGCTGAAAAACTCCCTGCAACACAGGACTGAACCTCTGGGTGAACTATTGTCTGGGGCAGGGCAATGGCACCGGTATAGACGGCAAGCAAAAGACAAAAAGAGAGCACTATTGAGCCGCTAAGACATATTTTTTTCAAGAAAACTCCTCCTGGTAGAGGGCAGACAAAAACGGCCCCTTTTTTCCCAACTCACAATCGTTCCCTACTACGCATTAAAACCGCAGCTCTCTCACCACGAAAAGCGCACAAACACAACGAGGTAAAACAATAAGCACGATATCGTCATAAATAAATTAAAAAACTTCCTTAATATTTAACCATGACTAAGGTATTCACACTATGAGAAGCCACCATGGGGACGTTTCAGAGATAGCCTCCGATATGAACAGTGCCAGAATCATATGCCTCGCAATCGGGGCTGCTCCTTATAAGAATTACCGTTTCAAACCAACCCACAGCAAGATTAGCAAAAGTCTCAACCAGGATAAGCCCAATGAATATACTCTTTGACCTCGACGGAACCCTTACCGATTCCAGTGACGGAATTACCCGCTGCATCCAACACGCCCTCACAGAACTTGGCCATCCTGCCCCTCCCAAGGAGGAGCTGTTTGCCTGTATTGGCCCACCACTCATCCACAGTTTTCTCAATCGACTGGGAGTAAAGGAGGAGAAGGATGCCCTACGCGCCGTAGCGATCTACCGGGAACGCTATACAAGAATCGGTTGCTTTGAAAACAGACTCTATCCAAATATTGAAGAGATCCTTGAAGAGCTCAAATCTGCGGGGCACCAACTCTTTGTGGCAACGGCTAAGCCGCAACCACAGGTAGCCCCGATCCTTGACCATTTCCAGATTATCTCTTTTTTTAGCGGAATCTACGGCGCTCACCCCGATGGCAGACATACAGACAAGACAGAGCTCATCGCCTCCATAATAGAGAGAGAGCAGATCGACCCAAAAAATACGGTGATGATCGGAGACAGGGAGTACGATATGCTTGGGGCAAGAAATAATAGGGTGGGAGCAATTGGAGCCAACTACGGCTACGGCTCCGCCCAAGAGCTGAAGAAATCCGGGGCCCAATACCTGGTGGAGAATGCCGGCGACATCCCCGCCTGCATCGCCGGATTGAACCTGCCCCTCTGATAATTTTCAAGCCTCCTCCACCTAAGGGTGGAGGCGAGCCCGGAAATGGCCGGGGCGGATTCGCCCCGGGGATCTCCAAGCCACACCCAACCTATCATCCCCAGACCCGCCAAGACGCCTAATACGAAAAACAGCTAAACCACTAAATCTACACCTTTTTCATGGACAGAAGAAACCTTCCTGTGATACCATCTTTACGACAGGCAGCTCCATCTATTTCCATCAAGACCGGGTGCTCTTTCGCCTGCCTCAAACCAGCGATAAGGAGAAAGTATGAAGGATGTAGAGAGACGAGGACGGAGAAAGGTCTATGCCACCAAGAGTGCCCTGGCGGGCCTGCTGGCCCTGAGCATGGGAGCAACCAACGCCTGGGCAGGAGTTACCATCGGAGAGGGAGGAGCGGGGAGATGGGATGAGCCATTTTATTATGCCCTCGCCACCGCCCCGGCGACAACGAGAACTGCCATCACTCATGGCAAGCCAGGAGCCCCTAATATAAAAAAGATGGCTGGTTCCGAGCCATTTCTCACCGGGATAAGAGTTGAGAGTGGTAGCCTCGACAATGAGGGAGAGATCAGGCTCTACTTCAGGAATGAAAAGGGATCTATCAGCCTCATTGGCATTATAGGCGACACCAGCCGGAACGGGGCAGACGTTGAGCTGGGGGCCGAGGGCGGCACGGCCACCTCCGCCACCGTCAAAGCCAAATCCTTCGCCTACACCTACGCCTGCGGCATACAGGGTGAGGTGGGGGACAATGAGGGCAAGATAAACATCACCGCTCAGAGCGGCACCGCCGAAGCCAACGCCGCCAAAGCCAAAACCTCCGCCTACGCCCACGCCCACGCCCACGCCTACGGAATAAGGGGTAGGGTAGGAGACAATATTGGTCACATAGAGCTCAAAGCCCTAGGCGGCAAGGCCACCGCCAAGACTACCGGCACCGCCTACGCCAATGCCTCCGCCTACGCCTACGGCATAGTGAGTAATGTGACAAACAATAGTGGGGAGATGGAGCTCAGGGCTCAGGGCGGCACCACCAACGCCACCGCCCTCGCCAAAGCCTCCGCCTACGCCCACGCCCGTGCCCACGGAATAATGCATGGGGTGGGAAGCAATGAGGGCAAAATGACCATCACCGCTCAAGGCGGTGAGGCCGAAGCTACCGCCGCCGAAACCAACGGTCGTGTCGGCGCCACCGCCGGCGCCATCGGCATATCAGGTACGGTGGGAAACAATGAGGGCAAGATGACCATCAGAGCTACGGGCGGCAAGACCAACGGTCACGGCTACAGCTCCTCCTACGCCTACGCCGCCGGCATAAATGGTAAGGTAGGAGACAATATTGGTCATATGGAAATCAGGGCTGAGGGCGGCACGGCCACCGCCAAAGCTACCGGCACCGCCGACGCCCTGGCCTACGCCCTATCCTCCGCCCACGGCATAAAGGGTAATGTGGCAAACAATAATGGGGAAATGGAGATCAGGGCTGAGGGCGGCAAGGCCACCGCCAAGACTACCGCCAACGCGACCACCCTCGCCCTCGCCAACACCAACGCCACAGCCTACGGCATAGAGGGTCAGGTGGGAAGCAATAAGGGCAAGATGACCATCATTGCTCAGAGCGGTAAGGCCGAAGCCACCGCCGCCAAAGCCGAAGCCTATGCCTACGCCCACGCCTGCGGCATAAAGGGTGGGGTGGGAAGCAGTAGTGGTAATATTACTGTTAGGGCAACGGGTGGTAGCGCCATTGCTACCTCCACTGCGACTGCCATTGCTAATGCCAAAGCCTATGGTATGCAGAGTTCGGTTGCAGATTTAGTAAATACGGGGGCCATAGAGGTGGTGGCACGGGCGGGACGATATTCCACCGACGGTGGAACAACCTATCACAGTGATTCCGCTACCGCCTATGGGGTCTATTTTAATGGATTGGAGGAAAGCTCTCTTGATTCCCGTGCTCTTATTTCAGTGAGCGCCCTGCCGGCACAGGATGAGGCGGGTAAGGCAATAGCCTTAGGCACTGACAAGACTCTCCAGGCCCATCAGGTCTATAGCGGGGGAGACCTAACCATAAAGGGCTATGCCATGAAGTTTAATAACCAGGAGCAGGTTACTGCTGATTATAAAGGGACTATTGGCGTTGCCGATGGCAAAAGAGTCACCTTTGCCCCCGATGCACAAGTCTATGCCTTCATCGATAATGATTTTGGCACGGTGCCCAATTACAGCATACCTATGTTGGTTGAGGGGGAAACGCGTAACTACAATCAATTCTCCGTGGCCCAGCTTGTCGTCAGTAGCCCGGACTATAGTATATCTTTGCTTGACGGCAATGGCGGAACACTTCAGCAACTGGCCATCGCCTACGTCCCCAAAGTTTCCACCCCCCTGGTCACGGCCCAGGTCAACCAAAAGATGCTGACCAGTGGCACCACCATTGTAGAAAAGAGCTCTTTATCGCCTATGCTTGCCATGATGGAGAGGAGTAATCCTCGCGCTTCGGCCTACGACGGTGTTCTTCTGGCCAGCACATCACCTATCCTGACTGTCCCTGATATGGAGATTTTACCCCAAAAAAGGGGCTGGGCCTTTGCCATGCCCTATTATAGTAATGTGAGTAATAACGCCTCGCCCATGGGCTATGATGCCGATATTTATGGAGCCACAGCTGGATATAACCACTGGATAGATTCTGATCTCATCCTCGGTTTTCATGCTGGTTATGGTTCCGGTGATATTAATTATACGGGCAAGGGCTATGAGCAGAAGAAGGAGAATCTTAAGGCTGGATCCCTCGGGGTGCAAAGCCTGTATCGTTTTGCTGATGACTGGTTGTTACAGAGCATAGCCTCCTTTTATTATAGCAGTAACGATTATAGCGATAATAACCCGCTCAACCGGGAGCAGGGCGACTACCATGGCTACGGGGTGAATGCCAAGCTTGACCTTGACTATGTCTTCAGTTTTATCAATAACCGCCTGATACCCAGTGTGGGGCTGCGCTATCTCTGGCAGCACGTCGATAGCTATACCGCTTATAATCTGGACAACGCCGATGTGAACTACGGTGATATGGATGAGAATCAGCTCTATGCCAGCCTGGGCCTTGATTGGTACGGTGATTACCAGACGGAATCAAATTGGCAGATAGTGCCCAGTCTCGGCCTGGGCATCGAGCAGGCCCTCACCGATAACGAATTTGGCAACAGCATGGGAGTGGGAAGTGTCATCATTCCGGTGACAAACTCAATGGATAAGACCTCTGTCTCCGCCCGGGCCTCCATTGAGTTTGTTAAGGATTCCTATGCGCTGAGCGCTGGATATGCTGGAGCCTATTCGAGTGACACCAAGAACAGCTCCTTCTATCTGCAGATGAAGTATTTCTTTTAAAAAATGCCCGGGAAAGATTCTCCCCGGGCATCTCCAAGCCACACCCAACCTGTCATCCCCAGACCCGCCAAGACTCCTGATGCGAGAAACAGCTAAGCCATTAGATCTCCACATTTTTTTGTAGACAACAGAAACCTTCCTATGATACCATCTTTACGACAGGCAGCGCCATCGCTCCATCTATTTCCATCAAGACCGGCTGCTCTTTCGCCTGCCCCCAAGCCACCGACGAGGAGAACTATGAAGGATGCAGAGAAGCGAGACGGCAGAAAAGTCTATGCCACCAGGAGTGCCCTGGCGGGCCTGCTCGCCCTGAGCATGGGAGCAACCAACGCCTGGGCGGGTGTCACTTTCGCCGAGAAAGGAGGAGACGGGACAGATAAAAATCCATTTTACTATGCCCTCGCCACCGGCACAGCGATAAATACGACCCCAATCAAGCATGGCACACCAGCAGGCCCCATGACAAGGAATGGCGGTGATATTTTCATTTACGGAATAAAGATCACGGGTGGCAACCTCGACAATAAGGGAGAGATCAGGATCCACTCCAAAAATGACACGGGTTCGACCAATCTCCTTGCTATTAAGAGCACTGGTGATGCCAGTAGCACAATTCAGAACGAGGCGAACATTGAACTGGAGGCCAAGGGCGGTTCCTCCACCTCCTCCTCCAGCGCCTACACCTTCGGCATAATGGGTGAGATAACAAGGAATGAGGGCAATATGACCATCAGATCTACGGGCGGCACGCTCACCGCCGCCTCCGCTGAGGCCTCTGCCGAAGCCGGCGCTGCCGGCATAGGCAGCTATGGTGATCTCTACAATCAGGGGCGGATAGAGGTGGTGGCCCAGGCAGGCCGATACTCCGCCGACGGTGGGGCAACCTATCAGAGTGATTCCGCTACGGCCTTGGGTATTCTTTTTGCAAGGGAAGGAACCCTTGATTCCCGTGCTCCCATCGCTGTTCAGGCCAGAGGGGCAACGAATACAGCGGACAGTGAGAGATCCATTTTCAGCGGCACAGAGGAACTGAAAAGTGGAAAATTCCTTCGGGCCTATCAAGTGCTCACCTATAGTGCATTGACAATCAAAGGTTACTCCATGGTCTTTAACAACCAGGAGGAGGTGGACGAGCACTATCGGGGAGCCATCGGCACAATAGGCGACGGTACGGCAACATTTGCCCCCGATGCCGTCCTCTATGTCTTCACCGACAATAACTTTGCCAAGGCAACAACTTACAAAATCCCCACCCTGGTGGAAGATGCGGCCATCAGCGATCAATTTACCTCGGCCCAACTGGCCCTGACCAGTCCCGACTACAGGGCCAACCTGGTGGATGGAGATGGCAAAAAACTCCAGCAACTGGCCATCGCCTACGCCCCCGAGGTTTCCACTCCCCTGGTCTCAGCACAGGTCAATCAAAAGATACTGGCCAGTGGCACCACCATTGTAAGGGCGAGCTCGTTATCGCCTATGCTTGCCAAGATGGAGAGGAGTAATCCTCGCGCTTCGGCCTACGATGGTGTTCTTCTTGCCAGCACATCACCTGTCCTGGCTGTCCCTGATATGGAGATTTTACCCCAAAAAAGGGGCTGGGCCTTTGCCATGCCCTATTATAGTAATGTGAGTAACAACGCCTCGCCCATGGGCTATGATGCCGATATTTATGGGGCCACGGCTGGATATAACCACTGGATAGACTCTGATCTCATCCTCGGTTTTCATGCTGGTTATGGTTCCGGTGATATTAATTATACGGGCAAGGGCTATGAGCAGAAGAAGGAGAATCTTAAGGCTGGATCCCTCGGGGTGCAAAGCCTGTATCGTTTTGCTGATGACTGGTTGTTACAGAGCATAGCCTCCTTTTATTATAGCAGTAACGATTATAGCGATAATAACCCGCTCAACCGGGAGCAGGGCGACTACCATGGCTACGGGGTGAATGCCAATCTTGACCTTGACTATGTCTTTAGTTTTACCAATAATCGCCTGGTACCCAGTGTAGGCCTGCGCTATCTCTGGCAGCACGTCGATAGCTATACCGCTTATAATCTGGACAACGCCGATGTGAACTACGGTGATATGGATGAGAATCAGCTCTATGCCAACCTGGGCCTTGATTGGTACGGTGATTATCGCACGGAATCGAATTGGCAGATAGTGCCAAGTTTGGGCTTGGGAGTTGAGCAGGCACTCACCGATAACGAATTTGGCAACAGCATGGGAGTGGGCAGTATCATCATTCCGGTGACAAACTCAATGGATAAGACCTCTGTCTCCGCCCGGGCCTCCATTGAGTTTGTTAAGGATTCCTATGCGCTGAGCGCTGGATATGCTGGAGCCTATTCGAGTGACACCAAGAACAGCTCCTTCTATCTGCAGATGAAGTATTTCTTTTAAAAAATGCCCGGGGATCCTCCACGCCCCGGCCATCGCCCCTCCCCCTGCCTGCCATCC from the Desulfotalea psychrophila LSv54 genome contains:
- a CDS encoding HAD-IA family hydrolase, giving the protein MNILFDLDGTLTDSSDGITRCIQHALTELGHPAPPKEELFACIGPPLIHSFLNRLGVKEEKDALRAVAIYRERYTRIGCFENRLYPNIEEILEELKSAGHQLFVATAKPQPQVAPILDHFQIISFFSGIYGAHPDGRHTDKTELIASIIEREQIDPKNTVMIGDREYDMLGARNNRVGAIGANYGYGSAQELKKSGAQYLVENAGDIPACIAGLNLPL
- a CDS encoding autotransporter family protein encodes the protein MKDVERRGRRKVYATKSALAGLLALSMGATNAWAGVTIGEGGAGRWDEPFYYALATAPATTRTAITHGKPGAPNIKKMAGSEPFLTGIRVESGSLDNEGEIRLYFRNEKGSISLIGIIGDTSRNGADVELGAEGGTATSATVKAKSFAYTYACGIQGEVGDNEGKINITAQSGTAEANAAKAKTSAYAHAHAHAYGIRGRVGDNIGHIELKALGGKATAKTTGTAYANASAYAYGIVSNVTNNSGEMELRAQGGTTNATALAKASAYAHARAHGIMHGVGSNEGKMTITAQGGEAEATAAETNGRVGATAGAIGISGTVGNNEGKMTIRATGGKTNGHGYSSSYAYAAGINGKVGDNIGHMEIRAEGGTATAKATGTADALAYALSSAHGIKGNVANNNGEMEIRAEGGKATAKTTANATTLALANTNATAYGIEGQVGSNKGKMTIIAQSGKAEATAAKAEAYAYAHACGIKGGVGSSSGNITVRATGGSAIATSTATAIANAKAYGMQSSVADLVNTGAIEVVARAGRYSTDGGTTYHSDSATAYGVYFNGLEESSLDSRALISVSALPAQDEAGKAIALGTDKTLQAHQVYSGGDLTIKGYAMKFNNQEQVTADYKGTIGVADGKRVTFAPDAQVYAFIDNDFGTVPNYSIPMLVEGETRNYNQFSVAQLVVSSPDYSISLLDGNGGTLQQLAIAYVPKVSTPLVTAQVNQKMLTSGTTIVEKSSLSPMLAMMERSNPRASAYDGVLLASTSPILTVPDMEILPQKRGWAFAMPYYSNVSNNASPMGYDADIYGATAGYNHWIDSDLILGFHAGYGSGDINYTGKGYEQKKENLKAGSLGVQSLYRFADDWLLQSIASFYYSSNDYSDNNPLNREQGDYHGYGVNAKLDLDYVFSFINNRLIPSVGLRYLWQHVDSYTAYNLDNADVNYGDMDENQLYASLGLDWYGDYQTESNWQIVPSLGLGIEQALTDNEFGNSMGVGSVIIPVTNSMDKTSVSARASIEFVKDSYALSAGYAGAYSSDTKNSSFYLQMKYFF
- a CDS encoding autotransporter family protein is translated as MKDAEKRDGRKVYATRSALAGLLALSMGATNAWAGVTFAEKGGDGTDKNPFYYALATGTAINTTPIKHGTPAGPMTRNGGDIFIYGIKITGGNLDNKGEIRIHSKNDTGSTNLLAIKSTGDASSTIQNEANIELEAKGGSSTSSSSAYTFGIMGEITRNEGNMTIRSTGGTLTAASAEASAEAGAAGIGSYGDLYNQGRIEVVAQAGRYSADGGATYQSDSATALGILFAREGTLDSRAPIAVQARGATNTADSERSIFSGTEELKSGKFLRAYQVLTYSALTIKGYSMVFNNQEEVDEHYRGAIGTIGDGTATFAPDAVLYVFTDNNFAKATTYKIPTLVEDAAISDQFTSAQLALTSPDYRANLVDGDGKKLQQLAIAYAPEVSTPLVSAQVNQKILASGTTIVRASSLSPMLAKMERSNPRASAYDGVLLASTSPVLAVPDMEILPQKRGWAFAMPYYSNVSNNASPMGYDADIYGATAGYNHWIDSDLILGFHAGYGSGDINYTGKGYEQKKENLKAGSLGVQSLYRFADDWLLQSIASFYYSSNDYSDNNPLNREQGDYHGYGVNANLDLDYVFSFTNNRLVPSVGLRYLWQHVDSYTAYNLDNADVNYGDMDENQLYANLGLDWYGDYRTESNWQIVPSLGLGVEQALTDNEFGNSMGVGSIIIPVTNSMDKTSVSARASIEFVKDSYALSAGYAGAYSSDTKNSSFYLQMKYFF